A DNA window from Melospiza georgiana isolate bMelGeo1 chromosome 22, bMelGeo1.pri, whole genome shotgun sequence contains the following coding sequences:
- the SPEN gene encoding msx2-interacting protein isoform X3 has product MVRETRHLWVGNLPENVREEKIIEHFKRYGRVESVKILPKRGSEGGVAAFVDFVDIKSAQKAHNSVNKMGDRDLRTDYNEPGTIPSAARGLDDTVSIASRSREVSGFRGGGGGPTYGPPPSLHAREGRYERRLDGASDNRERAYEHSAYGHHERGTGGFDRTRHYDQDYYRDPRERTLQHGLYYTSRSRSPNRFDAHDPRYEPRAREQFTLPSVVHRDIYRDDITREVRGRRPERNYQHSRSRSPHSSQSRTQSPQRLASQAARPARSPSGSGSRSRSSSSDSLSSSSSTSSDSSDSSSSSSDESPARSVQSTAVPAPASQLLPSLEKDEPRKSFGIKVQNLPVRSTDTSLKDGLFHEFKKYGKVTSVQIHGASEERYGLVFFRQQEDQEKALNASKGKLFFGMQIEVTAWIGPETESENEFRPLDERIDEFHPKATRTLFIGNLEKTTTYHDLRNIFQRFGGIVDIDIKKVNGVPQYAFLQYCDIASVCKAIKKMDGEYLGNNRLKLGFGKSMPTNCVWLDGLSTNVTDQYLTRHFCRYGPVVKVDFANRESQLAFYHSMEKTGQDIRDFYEMLAERSRDERRGSYEYAPDRTYYETVRTPGTYPEDPRREYPARGREFYAEWDPYQGDYYDPRYYDDPREYRDYRGDPYEQDIREYSYRQRERERERERFESDRDRDHERRPIERSQSPTHSRRPQSPGASPSQSERLQSDSERRIYSRSSDRSGSCSSLSPPRYDKLDKARVERYAKNEKVEKERVFEQERVDKEKRLVRKEKLEKIEKEKTDKQKRKAKIHSPSSQSSETDQENEREPSPEKLKGNSKQSKERGDKEGTAKNRLELMPCVVLTRVKEKEGKVIDQPALEKLRAKLDNDTLKSPLLEQKTQTSQAEQAKSEQSKLEPVRTKVQKEKALASHIEVVDKEGKMKPKKHLKTEQTSEGANAVDLDKLEARKRRFADANPKPDRQKLDVKRSSQDEEDARMVLKKQLDATASSREAPVLREGELERKPLRKEMLKRESKKLKLERLIPVTSPKEIQDPLNVGGIGMRPTLDLQARLAEEPEAPVEVQELPPKKLNPVKPQHKQVQLLDEQGTEREDTRKNYSSLPEETPDHKLGQEKPHSADTEEKISIDIDHTQSYRKQMEQSRRLKQQLEMEIAKSEKFGSPKKEVDEYEKRSLVHEVGKPPQDVTDDSPPSKRKKTDQFDFEISTKRERNYRSSRQVSEDSERMSCSPSIRHFPFHEDDDTIDSPRLMPLKETKESPKIEEKGLSYSNMTVREDSLKFNPYDSSRREQMAEMAKIKLSVLSSEEDSSRWETQVKQEPGRVDISFPSSIVKRDSIRKRSVRDLEPGEVPSDSDDDGENKPHSPKASSLLESSRLSFLLRDREEKFREREERLQSGSLERNKFYSFALDKTITPDTKALLERAKSLSSSREENWSFLDWDSRFASFRNNKDKEKVDSAPRPIPSWYMKKKKIRTDSEGGKLDDKKEDHKEEEQERQELFASRFLHSSIFEQDSKRLQHLERKDDDLDFISGRLYGRQSSSDGTNSTADLVQEPVVLFHSRFVELTRMQQKEKEKDQKPKEVEKQEDKENRPKTPEIVPDSKETEHKPSSAVGPSSVTVLPQEPAPIAPEKIVSEKVLVEPASVKDEKPSEPAAAAEEQKPFPELAAPAKMEPPEQTEPPPVVEASKEIIATTLAPEEDAVATEHPSYLDTKPPTPGASFSDADISVDPEPEAAQLLPPPPKLVQKSDEAAEPKEENPLPSANTDAGVSQKVEAAAEVLPPVSDNDMEVEPPVVVKDKKSYKSKRSKTPVQSAAANVTEKPVTRKSERIDREKLKRSSSPRGDTQKLSELKVEAEKVSRNAAKSPSSAAEPENVELSLPIGRTRRRNVRSVYATTGDNEGPSPVKDSMEVTRSTRKRVEKEPQETVTTVPTTPRRGRPPKSRRKPEEEISPIKTEPVQQEVEEAETKDTVEAPKPAEGWRSPRSQKLTHTHSSAAASQQGKKGKNEPKADNMAESEDAAERSGQESSIGDNSNKAKAAEKEPAASEQKRDRKELDVEKNQLEIPTVEITEKKPVPEKVTKSKRGRYKNTKTVVDKASVCLKNVEIRLNVDEVKGALRPTEEEAEPVAVSPPKMKSPPKEDILPPHFSKNEVEDSFPEMEKEVTREPKQSPEAAQLAKQIELEQAVENIAKLTETPPTIAAYKEPTTDVAEVRQEEEADKPAHQASETELAAAIGSIINDISGETESFPAPPTYPAESETEIPTEPLVLQSPREEMEPETDQAVNNILETEAAVEPVVQPVPGSVPTALDTESKESEVSFSESSNSAQEAETLQEAEVARKEKGRQKTTRQRRKKSTSRKGDVAEVNTFEPERVQSKSPPANEVKTKPEEASKEEKQIKPTASMEPSASDVTKAVAADVVAAHEAVPESSTSPKVPAPAPLDLGPPPVPLDEGSQSGFKIRSPLENAAMTPPSAPNTALPAVPAAAAAKLPTPVPTTIVPLHSSAAKVPEWMVRHEEPRARSTPPPALPPDTKASDIDTNSSTLRKILMEPKYVSATSITSTHVTTTHTEPVSAPCLEEAPLHPAVEAIKPVSEEKPAVPVTNALDPPVAEAPVFSEKEKVNTVIAPKATSVISRMPHSVDLEEAPRITLVKQAPQTQTCLVNAPSPKFKQRSSANDNSRFHPGSMSIIEERPVETGSSPGLRVNTSEGVVLLSYSGQKTEGPQRISAKISQIPPASAVDIEFQQSVSKSQIKQEPITPSQPAPKGSQTSAGYGTVSTHSSLVLGAQPYNTSPVISSVKQERAALDKPDSSHLAVQTPASQSGKVLTQTVNTPPVLVHNQMVVNKKLSDPAALKVETKTLQPSNLSPGVSPHHPSLSGKMHSEANHVSSGPSTPTDRAISHLGVTKQEPHSPRTSGHSPSPFPRACHPGSTSSPALSSSTPVMLAPGIPVPQYISSMHPEQSVIMPPHSVTQTVSLGHLSQGEVRMNTPPLSGIPYGIRPEALHSPRAALQPQMEMKPQRSSTPQPAPIRDIVMPPLSSQHPPEEELHFHHTAVCRGPAPVQSDVLVMQPDYRMHPGGLRLEQYNVPRDVRMIMHPHMAAVGEHHSETRQSRTPEGAVKTPPVSKTPQPGKETPKSSEGKMAHSPHSEPRLLSVPSGSQLPGLPLTQPVVVPHGVQIMHPAGSSFHDYRSVYGDMRNYHTAQLGHPQFPGASPIGLPSRSMTPSQGLPEGEHSHPSQPVRSKTPQIPQDPKGPLAAGPEQSHHGPVNRHTAQMDPHVHLQRAQGDTSQTSYPSPVAISMKQELPSPHQPQAVPKQSMFIPTTSGPPLSRPEPQSTLKQEPSPHPVSQRPVDMVQLLTKYPIVWQGLLALKNDTAAVQLHFVSGNNVLAHRSLPAPEGGPPLRIAQRMRLEASQLEGVARRMMVESDYCLLLALPCGRDQEDVVSQTESLKAAFISYLQAKQAAGIINVPNPGSNQPAYVLQIFPPCEFSESHLSRLAPDLLASISNISPHLMIVIASV; this is encoded by the exons CAGtgactccagcagcagctcgAGCGACGAGTCCCCGGCGCGCTCGGTGCAGTCGACGGCCGTGCCCGCGCCCGCGTCCCAGCTGCTCCCGTCGCTGGAGAAGGATGAGCCCAGGAAGAGCTTTGGGATCAAGGTGCAAAATCTTCCAGTGCGCTCAACAG ATACAAGCCTTAAAGATGGACTTTTCCACGAATTCAAGAAGTACGGGAAGGTGACGTCAGTGCAGATCCACGGCGCGTCCGAGGAGCGCTACGGCCTCGTGTTCTTCCGGCAGCAGGAGGACCAGGAGAAAGCGCTGAATGCCTCCAAAGGAAAGCTCTTCTTTGGCATGCAGATTGAAGTCACAGCCTGGATAGGACCAG AAACCGAAAGCGAGAATGAATTTCGTCCTTTGGATGAAAGGATAGATGAGTTTCACCCAAAGGCAACGAGAACTTTGTTCATTGGCAACCTGGAGAAAACCACCACCTACCACGACCTTCGCAACATCTTCCAGCGCTTTGGGGGAATAGTG GACATCGACATTAAGAAGGTGAACGGTGTCCCTCAGTATGCGTTCCTGCAGTACTGCGACATCGCCAGCGTCTGCAAAGCCATTAAGAAGATGGATGGGGAATATCTTGGAAATAACCGGCTCAAG CTGGGTTTTGGGAAGAGCATGCCTACAAACTGCGTGTGGTTAGATGGGCTTTCCACAAACGTTACGGATCAGTATCTGACCCGACATTTCTGCCGCTACGGGCCTGTGGTGAAG GTGGACTTTGCTAATCGGGAGAGTCAGTTGGCATTTTATCATTCCATGGAGAAAACGGGTCAAGATATCAGAGACTTCTATGAAATGCTTGCAGAAAGAAG CAGAGACGAGCGAAGAGGATCCTACGAATACGCCCCTGACCGTACTTACTACGAGACCGTTCGGACCCCGGGGACGTATCCCGAGGATCCTCGGCGGGAATACCCAGCTCGGGGCAGAGAATTCTACGCCGAGTGGGATCCCTACCAAGGGGACTACTACGACCCACGATACTACGACGACCCTCGCGAGTACCGGGATTACCGTGGAGATCCGTACGAGCAGGACATCAGGGAGTACAGCTACAGGCAacgggagagggagagggagagggaacgGTTCGAATCCGACCGGGACAGAGACCACGAGCGGAGGCCGATCGAGCGGAGCCAGAGCCCGACGCACTCGCGGCGCCCGCAGAGCCCCGGAGCGTCCCCCTCGCAGTCGGAACGGCTGCAGAGCGACTCGGAGAGGAGGATTTACAGCAGGTCCTCAGATCGcagcggcagctgcagctcgcTGTCCCCTCCGCGATACGACAAGCTGGACAAAGCCCGCGTGGAGCGATACGCAAAAAACGAGAAGGTGGAGAAAGAGCGCGTTTTCGAGCAGGAGAGGGTGGACAAGGAGAAGCGCTTGgtgaggaaggaaaagctggagaaaatagaaaaggagaaaacagatAAGCAGAAACGAAAAGCAAAAATCCATTCGCCCAGCTCTCAGTCCTCGGAAACAGATCAGGAGAATGAGAGAGAGCCCAGCCCAGAAAAACTGAAGGGCAACAGTAAACAGAGCAAAGAGAGGGGTGACAAAGAGGGGACAGCAAAGAACCGCCTGGAACTGATGCCCTGTGTTGTGCTGACCCGTGTGAAGGAAAAAGAGGGGAAGGTGATCGATCAGCCTGCGCTGGAGAAACTGAGGGCAAAGCTGGATAATGACACTCTGAAATCCCCACTGCTTGaacagaaaacccaaacatCCCAGGCTGAGCAAGCCAAGTCAGAGCAGTCCAAACTAGAACCTGTCAGAACCAAGGTACAGAAGGAGAAAGCCCTTGCCAGTCACATCGAAGTGGTGGACAAGGAGGGGAAAATGAAACCCAAAAAGCACTTGAAGACAGAGCAAACTTCCGAGGGGGCCAACGCAGTGGATTTAGACAAGTTGGAGGCTCGTAAAAGGCGTTTTGCCGATGCGAATCCAAAACCTGACAGGCAAAAACTGGATGTAAAACGGAGCAGCCAAGATGAAGAGGATGCACGCATGGTTTTGAAAAAGCAGCTTGATGCAACAGCATCGTCTAGAGAAGCACCAGTGTTAAGGGAAGGAGAATTGGAGAGAAAACCCCTGAGGAAAGAGATGCTTAAAAGGGAATCTAAAAAACTCAAACTGGAAAGACTTATTCCTGTTACTAGTCCCAAAGAAATTCAGGACCCTCTTAATGTTGGTGGGATTGGCATGCGTCCCACCCTGGATCTGCAGGCGAGGCTCGCGGAGGAACCCGAGGCACCCGTGGAAGTTCAGGAACTCCCTCCTAAAAAACTGAACCCGGTAAAACCCCAGCACAAACAGGTACAGCTGCTGGATGAGCAGGGAACAGAGAGGGAGGACACAAGGAAGAACTACTCCAGCCTTCCTGAAGAAACACCAGACCATAAACTCGGCCAAGAGAAACCTCATTCAGCTGACACGGAGGAGAAAATCAGCATCGACATTGACCACACGCAGAGCTACCGGAAACAGATGGAGCAAAGTCGCAGGTTgaaacagcagctggaaatggagaTTGCAAAGTCAGAGAAGTTTGGCAGTCCAAAGAAAGAGGTGGATGAATATGAAAAGCGGAGTCTGGTTCATGAGGTGGGAAAGCCTCCACAAGATGTCACTGATGACTCTCCACcaagtaaaaggaaaaagactGATCAGTTTGACTTTGAAATCAGCACTAAGAGAGAAAGGAACTACAGAAGTTCTCGTCAGGTGAGTGAGGACTCCGAAAGGATGTCATGTTCTCCGAGCATCAGGCACTTCCCGTTCCATGAGGATGACGACACGATCGATTCTCCAAGGTTAATGCCATTGAAGGAAACCAAAGAGTCACctaaaatagaagaaaagggtCTTTCATACTCCAACATGACTGTGAGGGAGGACTCGCTGAAATTCAATCCTTATGATTCCAGCAGAAGGGAGCAGATGGCAGAAATGGCTAAAATAAAACTCTCTGTGCTGAGTTCTGAGGAAGACTCAAGTAGGTGGGAAACCCAAGTGAAGCAAGAGCCTGGGAGAGTGGATATCAGCTTTCCAAGCAGCATTGTGAAAAGAGACAGTATACGGAAACGGTCTGTCCGAGACCTGGAACCTGGGGAGGTGCCTTCAGATTCGGATGACGATGGCGAAAACAAACCCCATTCCCCAAAAGCCTCGTCCTTGTTAGAGAGTTCCAGGTTGTCTTTTTTATTAAGGGACAGAGAAGAGAAGTTCCGTGAAAGAGAGGAAAGACTCCAGTCTGGTTCTTtagaaagaaacaaattctACTCTTTTGCATTGGACAAGACAATCACACCTGACACAAAGGCCTTGCTTGAAAGGGCTAAATCCCTCTCTTCCTCCCGAGAGGAAAACTGGTCCTTTCTAGACTGGGATTCAAGATTTGCTAGTTTCAGAAACAATAAAGACAAAGAGAAGGTTGACTCGGCTCCAAGACCTATTCCATCCTGgtacatgaaaaagaaaaaaatcagaaccgATTCTGAAGGTGGAAAACTGGATGATAAAAAAGAGGATCATAAAGAGGAGGAACAAGAGCGGCAGGAACTATTCGCTTCTCGGTTTTTGCACAGTTCAATCTTTGAACAGGACTCCAAACGCTTGCAGCATTTAGAGAGGAAGGATGATGATCTGGACTTCATCTCTGGAAGGCTGTATGGGAGACAGTCCTCCTCCGATGGGACGAACAGCACGGCTGATTTGGTGCAAGAGCCAGTGGTTCTCTTCCACAGTAGGTTTGTTGAGCTGACACGAatgcagcagaaagaaaaggagaaagatcaGAAACCAAAAGAAGTCGAGAAACAGGAAGATAAAGAAAATCGGccaaaaaccccagaaataGTTCCTGATAGTAAAGAAACAGAACATAAACCTTCTTCAGCTGTTGGTCCTTCTTCAGTCACCGTCCTCCCACAGGAACCAGCTCCCATCGCTCCTGAGAAAATAGTGAGCGAAAAGGTCCTGGTGGAACCAGCTTCTGTCAAAGACGAGAAACCTTCTgaacctgctgctgcagcagaggaacaaaaaccttttcctgaacttgctgctcctgccaaAATGGAACCTCCTGAGCAAACAGAACCTCCACCAGTTGTAGAAGCGAGCAAAGAAATTATTGCTACAACCCTGGCGCCAGAGGAAGATGCTGTGGCAACAGAGCATCCTTCATACTTGGATACCAAACCTCCCACTCCTGGGGCCTCGTTTTCTGATGCAGATATCAGCGTAGATCCAGAACCTGAGGCTGCCCAGCTGCTTCCACCTCCGCCCAAGCTAGTTCAGAAGTCAGATGAGGCTGCAGAACCTAAAGAGGAAAATCCTCTACCCTCTGCCAACACCGATGCTGGTGTGAGTCAAAAGGTGGAGGCGGCTGCTGAGGTCCTGCCGCCCGTTTCCGACAATGATATGGAAGTGGAACCTCCGGTTGTTGTAAAAGATAAAAAGTCCTACAAAAGTAAACGGTCCAAGACTCCTGTGCAGTCGGCTGCAGCTAATGTCACAGAAAAGCCTGTCACGAGGAAGAGCGAAAGAATTGACCGCGAGAAACTGAAAAGGTCGAGCTCTCCTCGCGGGGACACCCAGAAGCTTTCTGAATTGAAAGTGGAGGCAGAAAAGGTTTCAAGGAATGCTGCTAAATCCCCAAgttctgctgcagagccagaaaACGTGGAGCTGAGCTTGCCAATAGGCCGGACCAGGCGCAGAAACGTGAGGTCAGTCTATGCTACCACAGGGGACAACGAAGGCCCATCTCCAGTGAAGGACTCCATGGAGGTCACTAGATCCACCAGGAAGAGAGTGGAAAAGGAACCACAGGAAACAGTGACCACTGTTCCCACAACCCCGAGGAGGGGAAGACCTCCCAAATCCCGCCGTAAGCCAGAAGAGGAGATCTCTCCAATAAAGACGGAACCGGTACAACAAGAGGTGGAAGAAGCTGAAACTAAAGATACCGTGGAAGCTCCTAAACCTGCAGAGGGTTGGAGGTCTCCTAGGTCCCAGAAGctcacacacactcactcatcagctgctgccagccaacaggggaaaaaagggaagaatgAACCGAAAGCCGATAACATGGCTGAATCTGAAGATGCTGCTGAAAGAAGTGGTCAGGAATCGAGCATCGGTGACAACAGCAATAAAGCAAAAGCCGCTGAGAAAGAGCCAGCAGCAAGTGAGCAGAAACGTGATCGGAAAGAACTGGATGTGGAGAAAAATCAGCTAGAAATCCCCACAGTTGAGATCACTGAGAAGAAGCCAGTGCCAGAAAAGGTTACGAAATCCAAAAGGGGAAGGtacaaaaataccaaaaccGTCGTTGATAAGGCATCCGTGTGTCTCAAAAATGTAGAAATACGCCTCAACGTCGATGAAGTCAAGGGTGCCTTGAGGCCCACCGAAGAGGAGGCAGAGCCGGTGGCAGTGTCACCCCCCAAGATGAAGAGCCCTCCAAAAGAGGACATCCTGCCACCCCACTTCTCTAAGAATGAGGTAGAAGATTCATTCCCAGAAATGGAAAAGGAGGTGACACGGGAGCCCAAGCAGTCGCCTGAGGCTGCCCAGTTAGCAAAGCAGATTGAGCTCGAGCAGGCGGTAGAGAACATTGCAAAACTCACTGAAACTCCTCCAACGATTGCTGCCTACAAGGAGCCAACAACAGATGTGGCTGAAGTCCgtcaggaggaggaggcagataAACCTGCACACCAGGCCAGTGAAAcggagctggcagcagccattGGCTCCATCATCAATGATATTTCTGGGGAGACAGAAAGCTTCCCTGCACCGCCGACATATCCTGCTGAATCTGAGACTGAAATCCCCACAGAGCCCTTGGTGCTGCAGTCTCCTCGGGAGGAGATGGAGCCTGAGACTGATCAGGCAGTGAACAATATCCTAGAAACAGAGGCTGCCGTCGAGCCTGTGGTGCAGCCagtgcctggctctgtcccGACAGCGTTGGACACTGAGAGCAAGGAGTCTGAGGTCAGCTTCAGTGAATCTTCCAACTCTGCACAGGAGGCTGAGACCTTGCAGGAGGCTGAAGTTGCTCGGAAGGAAAAGGGCCGTCAGAAAACCACGCGGCAGAGACGCAAGAAGAGCACAAGCAGGAAGGGCGACGTTGCTGAAGTCAACACCTTTGAGCCAGAGAGGGTGCAGAGCAAATCACCCCCTGCCAACGAAGTAAAGACAAAACCTGAAGAAGCCTCAaaggaggagaagcaaatcaaaCCCACAGCATCCATGGAGCCAAGTGCTTCTGATGTCACcaaggctgtggctgctgacGTTGTAGCTGCACATGAGGCTGTCCCTGAGAGCAGCACCTCTCCAAAGgtgcctgctccagctcctttgGACCTGGGTCCCCCACCGGTCCCCCTTGATGAGGGGAGTCAGAGCGGATTCAAGATCCGGTCGCCCCTGGAGAACGCTGCCATGACACCGCCGAGTGCCCCGAACACAGCCCTTCCTGCTGTCCCCGCGGCAGCGGCGGCCAAGCTGCCCACCCCAGTACCCACCACCATCGTCCCCCTTCATTCCAGCGCTGCCAAGGTGCCAGAGTGGATGGTCAGGCATGAGGAGCCCCGTGCCCGTTCCACACCCCCGCCCGCTCTCCCACCGGACACAAAGGCGTCGGATATCGACACAAACTCCAGCACTTTGAGGAAGATACTCATGGAGCCCAAATACGTCTCAGCGACAAGCATAACCTCCACACACGTGACAACAACGCACACGGAGCCGGTGAGCGCACCgtgcctggaggaggctcctcTCCACCCTGCTGTGGAGGCCATCAAGCCGGTTTCCGAGGAGAAGCCGGCTGTTCCTGTCACCAACGCTCTGGACCCACCGGTGGCCGAAGCGCCAGTGTTCAGTGAGAAGGAAAAGGTCAACACCGTGATTGCTCCCAAAGCCACTTCTGTCATCAGCAGGATGCCCCACAGCGTGGATCTGGAGGAGGCTCCAAGGATCACCTTGGTGAAACAAGCTCCCCAAACCCAGACATGCCTCGTCAATGCTCCCTCGCCGAAATTTAAGCAGAGGTCAAGTGCAAATGATAACAGCAGGTTTCATCCAGGATCGATGTCTATTATTGAGGAGAGGCCTGTGGAGACTGGGTCCAGCCCAGGGCTGCGGGTGAACACCTCGGAAGGTGTGGTGCTCCTGAGTTACTCAGGGCAGAAGACAGAAGGTCCTCAGCGAATCAGTGCCAAGATCAGCCAGATTCCCCCAGCCAGCGCTGTGGACATTGAGTTCCAGCAGTCTGTATCCAAGTCTCAGATTAAACAGGAGCCTATCACACCATCCCAGCCAGCAcccaaaggctcccagacctCGGCGGGCTATGGGACTGTTTCCACCCATTCTTCATTGGTACTTGGAGCACAGCCCTACAACACCTCGCCCGTCATCTCCTCTGTCAAACAGGAGCGCGCCGCGCTGGACAAGCCCGACTCGTCCCACCTTGCTGTCCAGACCCCGGCGTCGCAGTCCGGCAAGGTCCTGACGCAGACCGTAAACACTCCACCCGTGCTGGTCCATAACCAGATGGTTGTGAACAAAAAACTGTCTGACCCAGCTGCTCTGAAAGTGGAGACAAAGACTCTGCAACCCTCCAACCTGAGTCCTGGGGTTAGTCCTCACCACCCTTCCCTCTCTGGGAAGATGCACTCTGAAGCGAACCACGTCAGCTCGGGCCCCAGCACCCCGACCGACCGGGCCATCTCCCACCTGGGGGTCACCAAGCAGGAGCCGCACTCGCCGCGCACCAGCGGGCACTCGCCATCGCCGTTCCCCCGCGCCTGTCACCCCGGCAGCACCTCGTCTCCGGCTTTGTCCAGCAGCACCCCGGTCATGCTGGCGCCGGGAATTCCCGTTCCTCAGTACATATCCAGCATGCATCCCGAGCAATCCGTTATCATGCCCCCCCACAGCGTAACACAGACTGTGTCCCTGGGCCATCTATCCCAAGGTGAGGTGAGGATGAACACCCCTCCTCTCTCCGGCATTCCCTACGGCATCCGCCCGGAAGCGCTGCACTCCCCCCGAGCTGCTCTGCAACCCCAGATGGAGATGAAACCCCAGCGATCCAGCACGCCCCAGCCAGCACCCATCCGAGATATCGTCATGCCCCCGCTGTCCTCCCAGCATCCCCCCGAGGAGGAGCTGCACTTCCACCACACGGCGGTGTGCCGCGGGCCAGCCCCGGTGCAGTCCGACGTGCTGGTGATGCAGCCCGACTACCGCATGCACCCCGGCGGCCTGCGGCTGGAGCAGTACAACGTCCCCCGGGACGTCAGGATGATCATGCACCCGCACATGGCCGCCGTGGGCGAGCACCACTCGGAGACGCGACAATCCCGCACGCCCGAAGGGGCCGTCAAAACTCCGCCGGTCAGTAAGACCCCGCAGCCCGGCAAAGAGACTCCCAAATCCTCCGAAGGGAAGATGGCCCACTCTCCCCACAGCGAGCCGCGGCTGCTCAGCGTGCCCTCGGGCAGCCAGCTGCCCGGGCTGCCCCTGACGCAGCCCGTGGTGGTCCCACATGGGGTGCAGATCATGCATCCCGCCGGGAGCTCCTTCCACGATTACCGCTCCGTGTACGGCGACATGAGGAATTACCACACGGCACAGCTCGGGCATCCGCAGTTCCCGGGCGCCTCGCCCATCGGGCTGCCCTCCCGGAGCATGACCCCGTCCCAG GGTCTGCCAGAGGGCGAGCACTCGCACCCCAGCCAGCCGGTCCGCAGCAAGACCCCTCAGATCCCGCAGGATCCCAAGGGCCCGTTGGCAGCAGGGCCGGAGCAGAGTCACCACGGCCCTGTGAACAGGCACACGGCACAGATGGACCCCCACGTCCAcctgcagagggcacagggggACACGAGCCAGACCTCGTACCCCTCGCCCGTCGCCATCTCCATGAAGCAGGAGCTCCCATCGCCGCACCAGCCGCAGGCAGTTCCCAAGCAATCCATGTTTATCCCCACGACCTCGGGGCCGCCCCTCAGCCGCCCGGAGCCCCAGTCCACGCTCAAGCAGGAACCATCCCCTCACCCTGTGTCCCAGAGACCTGTGGACATGGTCCAGCTGCTGACA aAATACCCCATCGTGTGGCAGGGTCTGCTGGCTCTCAAGAACGACACGGCGGCCGTGCAGCTGCACTTTGTGTCGGGGAACAACGTGCTGGCTCACCGCTCGCTGCCGGCGCCCGAGGGAGGGCCGCCCCTGCGCATCGCGCAGCGCATGCGCCTCGAGGCCTCCCAGCTCGAGGGCGTCGCACGCAGGATGATG GTGGAGAGCGATtactgcctgctgctggccctgccctgcgGCCGGGACCAGGAGGATGTGGTCAGTCAGACCGAGTCGCTCAAGGCCGCCTTCATCAGCTACCTGCAGGCCAAGCAGGCTGCAGGCATCATCAACGTGCCCAACCCCGGCTCCAACCAG cctgcctACGTTCTGCAGATCTTCCCACCCTGCGAGTTCTCGGAAAGCCACCTGTCCCGCCTGGCCCCCGACCTCCTCGCCAGCATCTCCAACATCTCTCCTCACCTGATGATTGTCATCGCGTCGGTATGA